In the genome of Phaeodactylum tricornutum CCAP 1055/1 chromosome 18, whole genome shotgun sequence, one region contains:
- a CDS encoding predicted protein: MSDSTVLHRTWRCLVVYFAVFSCASSQARGFSLTTKSLCQKQAHRMDSDARPRRWKTPTFAANAFGEAETRFLDPSPPQYSPPLRLFDTDASTTLAATMRELENAWSQPGTAVLQRVEDWANQLSQKALGYQRQVENAWGKVSDAVSQNRQFGESLWMKTGENPQFVKSLLGKLANTQHEEVRFDVPETATGEPIRCSDDTRLQPHLEKIIRVFGTAGPERHQHQDRYLERTIPNFFQMVGSTARHLMQAIFNSIWGDPDIEKGVPGCVIQFAALSGAGAALACGASWNLAFLGALSAAYVSVTASGLGKFVRLFSRTLLWVFDFIPPFFGAIREKSLFVGHLLSLKRRDWQEQSERDFLQLSPQALISRESLEHDVETWKADSSAAELSPSVEFAWGNTSTKENEPSLQADRATTAQKKNSGIDSPRITGRKQSNEVQCQYLIASEVIHTSKSALEEYVIPRCEGGHVDTFQGSLVSPKEFHLTGTHESKNNKKVKIQSSNKKLIVNPDSIEFESLNVRQAIEAFLRDKLQQKQAHTDSTEAYPLGVLTRMAAGAVGNFSGNRP, encoded by the coding sequence ATGAGCGACTCGACAGTGTTGCATAGAACATGGCGCTGCCTCGTTGTTTACTTCGCGGTTTTCAGCTGTGCCTCCTCGCAAGCGCGTGGCTTTTCCTTGACCACAAAATCGCTGTGTCAGAAACAAGCTCACCGCATGGATTCTGATGCTCGTCCGCGGAGATGGAAAACTCCTACCTTTGCCGCAAATGCTTTTGGTGAAGCGGAAACGAGATTTCTGGATCCTTCACCACCTCAATACAGTCCCCCACTAAGGCTGTTTGACACTGATGCTTCTACTACTCTCGCAGCAACCATGAGGGAGCTAGAGAATGCATGGTCCCAACCCGGAACGGCTGTTTTACAGCGTGTGGAAGATTGGGCCAATCAACTTTCTCAAAAAGCGCTGGGCTATCAACGGCAAGTAGAAAACGCTTGGGGCAAGGTTTCCGACGCCGTGTCACAAAACCGGCAATTTGGCGAAAGTTTATGGATGAAAACGGGAGAGAACCCGCAGTTTGTGAAAAGTCTGCTTGGCAAGCTAGCAAATACCCAACACGAAGAAGTCCGATTTGATGTGCCAGAAACGGCAACTGGAGAACCAATAAGGTGCAGCGACGACACGCGGCTACAGCCACATTTGGAGAAGATCATCCGTGTTTTCGGCACTGCTGGGCCGGaacgacaccaacaccaaGATAGATACTTAGAACGAACGATCCCcaacttcttccaaatgGTTGGCTCTACTGCGAGACACCTTATGCAGGCTATCTTCAACAGCATTTGGGGTGACCCAGACATCGAAAAAGGGGTTCCGGGATGTGTGATTCAATTCGCTGCTCTATCTGGTGCTGGAGCTGCATTGGCATGTGGTGCATCCTGGAACTTGGCTTTCCTTGGAGCGCTGTCAGCGGCTTATGTGTCTGTGACGGCCAGCGGCCTAGGAAAGTTTGTACGACTGTTTAGTAGAACGCTTTTGTGGGTCTTCGATTTTATCCCACCCTTCTTTGGCGCGATCAGGGAAAAAAGTTTATTCGTTGGGCATCTACTTTCATTGAAGCGACGAGATTGGCAAGAGCAAAGCGAAAGAGATTTCTTACAACTCTCACCACAAGCACTTATTAGCCGTGAATCCCTAGAGCATGATGTTGAAACGTGGAAAGCTGATTCGTCTGCCGCTGAGCTGTCGCCCTCCGTAGAGTTTGCATGGGGAAATACGAGTACCAAGGAAAACGAACCCAGCCTGCAAGCCGACAGGGCAACAACAGCACAGAAAAAAAATTCGGGAATCGATTCACCGCGAATAACTGGGCGAAAACAGTCCAATGAGGTTCAGTGTCAATACTTGATTGCCAGTGAAGTAATTCATACAAGCAAATCGGCGCTCGAAGAGTATGTCATCCCCCGTTGTGAGGGCGGACACGTCGATACATTCCAGGGTTCCCTGGTTTCTCCGAAAGAGTTCCACTTGACAGGCACACACGAATCGAAGAACAACAAGAAAGTAAAGATCCAATCATCGAACAAAAAGCTCATAGTGAATCCTGACAGTATTGAGTTTGAATCCTTAAACGTTCGTCAAGCCATTGAAGCGTTCCTCCGCGACAAACTTCAACAGAAGCAAGCACACACGGATTCAACGGAAGCGTATCCATTGGGGGTTCTTACTCGTATGGCTGCCGGGGCTGTTGGAAACTTCAGTGGAAACAGGCCGTAA
- a CDS encoding predicted protein gives MKAWMNRRLATTRVVVITIAGLVGTGCDAWDLRMSATLTLPHRTTATRSLSSSSRRPTRSVSPTISSRGRNDHRSVESTVSARPVVDLGPSVPIPTEPSLPFFLVPKETRTALDFVSLKETDVSLDALFFADRTDASMEHELVDSFPRTDTPTSVVVEDTYTEWIEAVGGAAVGTTVLCLGSGAMDAQGACMAGLMVGVLSGLPEPLSRNPLSAILYQVGYGLSSVTRHSLEAVPFDPNVVQHSTRGAWSLLTEVTRQAQEKVEINWIRPGVGTRSMHATPWMATMAIEPSHKFVSIPRQYRKVDMDDEVHSIRITDGMDRARAKAHQRLVSVRDEWEAATSSLQYRFPSWRDQSRPHLYELASEAERQGWTSSSSLLRTLDDVRALPAQTSVKLSDLRRRTNAH, from the coding sequence ATGAAGGCCTGGATGAACCGTCGTCTGGCGACTACGCGGGTGGTGGTGATCACCATTGCCGGTTTGGTCGGTACTGGGTGTGACGCGTGGGACTTGCGCATGTCGGCGACGCTCACCCTCCCGCACCGCACTACGGCAACCCGCAGTCTCTCCTCCTCGTCTCGTCGTCCCACACGTTCCGTGTCCCCGACTATTTCTTCCCGCGGCCGTAACGATCACCGTAGCGTCGAATCAACCGTAAGTGCGCGTCCCGTCGTGGACCTGGGTCCGAGTGTCCCGATTCCCACGGAACCATCGCTGCCGTTTTTCCTTGTCCCCAAGGAAACTCGGACTGCGTTGGACTTCGTGTCGTTGAAAGAGACGGATGTGAGTTTGGACGCTTTATTCTTTGCCGATCGAACCGACGCATCGATGGAACATGAGTTGGTTGACTCGTTCCCCCGGACCGACACGCCCACTAGCGTGGTGGTTGAAGATACCTACACCGAGTGGATCGAAGCCGTCGGGGGAGCCGCGGTGGGCACCACCGTCCTGTGCCTCGGCTCAGGGGCAATGGACGCACAAGGGGCCTGTATGGCCGGGTTGATGGTGGGCGTCCTGTCGGGCCTTCCCGAACCCTTGTCGCGCAATCCGCTCTCGGCCATCCTCTACCAAGTCGGCTACGGCCTTTCCAGCGTAACCCGCCACAGCCTGGAAGCCGTGCCCTTTGACCCAAACGTCGTGCAGCACTCGACCCGTGGGGCTTGGTCACTACTCACGGAAGTCACTCGGCAAGCCCAAGAAAAGGTAGAGATTAATTGGATTCGCCCTGGAGTCGGTACCAGGAGCATGCATGCGACCCCTTGGATGGCAACCATGGCGATCGAACCCTCGCACAAATTCGTCTCGATTCCGAGGCAGTACAGAAAGGTAGATATGGATGATGAAGTTCACAGCATTCGCATTACGGACGGCATGGACCGGGCCCGAGCCAAGGCTCATCAACGACTTGTCTCGGTGCGAGATGAATGGGAAGCGGCAACATCTTCCCTGCAATACCGGTTTCCATCCTGGCGCGACCAGAGCCGTCCACACCTTTACGAACTCGCCTCGGAGGCCGAACGTCAAGGTTGGACTTCCTCCAGTAGTCTCCTCCGTACCTTGGACGATGTGCGAGCGCTGCCCGCACAAACATCAGTCAAATTGAGTGATTTGCGTCGTCGCACGAACGCTCATTGA